The Agrobacterium vitis genome has a segment encoding these proteins:
- a CDS encoding NUDIX domain-containing protein has protein sequence MVPGLDFPGVGVGLAIVRDGKLLLYKRMRPPESGFWSIVGGKVDLLEPAEQAARREAEEETGLNIGSVEFVSVSEQIIAADRQHWVSLLYKTSDISGEATLTEPDKLSDFGWFALDDLPQPLSAFTKAILPFLR, from the coding sequence ATGGTTCCCGGATTAGATTTTCCGGGCGTCGGCGTTGGCCTTGCCATTGTCAGGGATGGCAAGCTTTTGCTGTATAAGCGAATGCGCCCACCCGAATCCGGTTTTTGGAGTATTGTCGGCGGCAAGGTCGATCTGCTTGAACCTGCGGAACAAGCAGCCCGGCGTGAGGCCGAAGAAGAAACCGGCCTGAACATCGGCTCCGTGGAATTTGTCAGCGTCAGCGAACAGATCATCGCAGCCGACCGCCAGCATTGGGTCTCTCTTCTCTATAAGACCAGCGACATCTCCGGCGAAGCGACGCTGACAGAGCCTGATAAGCTTTCAGACTTCGGCTGGTTTGCGTTAGATGATCTGCCGCAGCCTTTATCGGCTTTTACAAAGGCTATACTGCCGTTTTTACGCTGA
- a CDS encoding alpha/beta hydrolase, whose amino-acid sequence MPEVIFNGPAGRLEGRYQPSKEKSAPIAIILHPHPQFGGTMNNQIVYQLFYMFQKRGFTTLRFNFRSIGRSQGEFDHGAGELSDAASALDWVQSLHPDSKSCWVAGYSFGSWIGMQLLMRRPEIEGFISVAPQPNTYDFSFLAPCPSSGLIIHGDADKVAPEKDVQGLVDKLKTQKGILITQKTLPGANHFFNGQVETLMGECEDYLDRRLEGELVPEPAAKRLR is encoded by the coding sequence ATGCCCGAAGTCATTTTCAACGGACCCGCAGGACGTCTAGAGGGCCGCTACCAGCCTTCTAAGGAAAAGAGCGCCCCGATTGCGATCATCCTGCATCCGCATCCGCAATTTGGCGGCACGATGAACAACCAGATCGTTTATCAGTTGTTCTACATGTTCCAGAAGCGTGGTTTTACCACCCTGCGCTTCAACTTCCGCAGCATTGGCCGCAGCCAGGGTGAATTCGACCACGGCGCCGGCGAGTTGTCCGACGCGGCCTCGGCGCTGGATTGGGTGCAGAGCCTGCATCCCGATTCGAAAAGCTGTTGGGTTGCCGGCTATTCCTTCGGCTCGTGGATCGGCATGCAGCTGTTGATGCGCCGCCCGGAAATTGAAGGGTTTATATCGGTTGCGCCGCAGCCGAATACCTATGATTTCTCCTTCCTCGCCCCCTGCCCTTCATCGGGTCTGATCATCCATGGCGACGCCGACAAGGTTGCACCGGAAAAGGACGTTCAAGGACTGGTAGACAAGCTGAAGACCCAGAAGGGTATTCTGATCACCCAGAAGACCTTGCCCGGCGCCAACCATTTCTTCAATGGCCAGGTCGAAACGCTGATGGGCGAATGCGAGGATTATCTCGACCGCCGCCTTGAAGGCGAATTGGTGCCGGAACCGGCTGCCAAGCGGCTGCGCTAA
- a CDS encoding TfoX/Sxy family protein, producing the protein MDNADIEEMFQSLGPVSIRRMFGGKGIYHHGIIFALYLFDEIMLKADAQTAPEFAAAGARQWVYQRPGKNPVAMPYWSVPEDAFDDPDEMARWARLAYEAGIRTQKPSTSRRRS; encoded by the coding sequence ATGGACAATGCCGACATTGAAGAGATGTTTCAATCGCTGGGTCCCGTCAGTATCCGGCGCATGTTCGGTGGCAAGGGTATCTATCACCACGGCATAATCTTCGCGCTTTATCTCTTCGACGAGATCATGCTGAAAGCCGACGCACAGACGGCACCAGAGTTTGCCGCCGCCGGCGCCCGGCAATGGGTCTATCAGCGGCCCGGCAAGAATCCTGTCGCCATGCCCTATTGGTCTGTGCCGGAAGACGCGTTTGATGATCCCGACGAAATGGCGCGCTGGGCGCGGCTTGCCTATGAGGCAGGTATCCGGACACAAAAGCCTTCAACCTCAAGGCGCCGCAGTTGA
- a CDS encoding copper chaperone, with the protein MAPTLSRLRAVVSLLKEPPWPTLLTFSLLGWLAMAFTSHGNDALDLCISVSGALLDRGWRAFQVQIWMMSVTGVALSLMIMLIAMMSLILRDPIKHIWNRSLKRRRIRSLGMFFVSYCGLWAVCAPLLVVIGMLLRVAASLVDLPVLMLALGLVGFWQITPWKQRILNQCHWTPRLNAFGWSADRDCLRYGLREGGLCVGTCWALMVLPFAVHDYHLLFMAATSAIMVSERLRPGRPARWTIAGPADLVYQGALNRLRRTTNTVPGCFDGGDPSRTAEKSA; encoded by the coding sequence ATGGCTCCCACTCTGTCTCGGCTCAGGGCCGTGGTCTCCTTGCTCAAGGAGCCGCCATGGCCCACCTTGCTTACCTTCAGCCTCCTCGGCTGGCTCGCCATGGCTTTCACAAGCCATGGCAATGATGCTCTGGATCTTTGCATTTCGGTCTCTGGCGCTCTTCTGGACCGGGGCTGGCGTGCCTTCCAGGTGCAAATATGGATGATGTCCGTGACCGGCGTTGCCTTGTCTCTGATGATCATGCTGATCGCAATGATGTCATTGATTTTGCGCGACCCGATCAAACATATCTGGAACCGTAGCCTCAAGAGGCGGCGAATACGCTCGCTGGGCATGTTCTTCGTCAGTTATTGCGGTCTCTGGGCTGTTTGCGCACCACTGCTTGTGGTGATCGGCATGCTGCTGCGGGTGGCTGCCAGCCTTGTCGATCTGCCTGTCCTGATGCTGGCATTGGGCCTCGTCGGCTTCTGGCAAATCACACCCTGGAAACAACGTATCTTGAACCAGTGTCACTGGACGCCGCGATTGAACGCTTTTGGCTGGTCCGCAGATCGCGATTGCCTGCGCTACGGCCTGCGCGAGGGCGGACTTTGTGTTGGTACCTGCTGGGCGCTGATGGTGTTACCATTCGCCGTGCATGACTACCATCTTCTGTTTATGGCTGCCACATCGGCAATCATGGTCTCGGAGAGGCTGCGTCCCGGACGTCCGGCTCGCTGGACTATAGCAGGACCAGCAGACCTTGTGTATCAAGGAGCGCTTAATCGGTTACGCCGCACAACCAACACTGTTCCAGGATGCTTTGATGGTGGCGATCCATCACGGACCGCGGAAAAATCAGCGTAA
- a CDS encoding LysE family translocator, whose amino-acid sequence MDLHSMITFALAFLVFAASPGPDNVTIMARTLSHGPASGLAYGLGTVTGILIYLTLAFFGLSVLAQDMGWLMELLRYGGAVYLIWMGVRLWMAKPVLPQMVPMERRGSLFPVYLTGFALNLGNPKMPLFYLALLPNFVPASFNASALIDIIGIILAVETVVIGGHIFLAERARRLLKTPRSVALINRTTGGFLGAAGLAILASGRGN is encoded by the coding sequence ATGGACCTGCATTCAATGATCACCTTTGCGCTGGCCTTTCTGGTGTTTGCCGCCAGTCCCGGTCCTGATAATGTGACGATCATGGCCCGCACCCTTTCCCATGGGCCAGCGTCGGGTCTTGCCTATGGCCTGGGTACGGTAACCGGCATCCTGATTTATTTGACGCTTGCGTTTTTCGGCCTGTCCGTGCTGGCGCAGGATATGGGCTGGTTGATGGAGCTTTTGCGCTATGGCGGTGCGGTTTATCTCATCTGGATGGGTGTCCGCCTCTGGATGGCAAAGCCGGTCCTGCCGCAGATGGTGCCTATGGAGCGCCGTGGATCACTGTTTCCCGTGTACCTGACAGGTTTTGCGCTCAATCTCGGCAATCCGAAAATGCCGCTTTTCTATCTGGCGCTGCTGCCGAATTTCGTACCCGCATCCTTCAATGCGTCGGCGTTGATCGACATTATCGGGATCATTCTTGCGGTCGAGACCGTGGTGATCGGTGGCCATATCTTTCTGGCGGAACGGGCCAGACGCCTCCTGAAAACACCCCGTAGCGTGGCGCTGATCAACCGCACGACCGGAGGTTTTTTGGGTGCTGCCGGGCTGGCTATTCTCGCATCGGGCCGCGGAAATTGA
- a CDS encoding DUF7868 domain-containing protein, producing MVYVRKSVWANGGDFSDPILYWYAKGVGKLRQKALADNTSWNFMAAIHGIDIDDSDSLWTKYGYYTAGETLPSQADQDLYWNQCQHGSWYFLPWHRGYIWSIEALVRAQIVALGGPADWAMPYWNYSDTTNPKARMMPPAFAQEEFEGGPNPLYIKQRYGSGTPPIIVPVEDVSLEALEWPIFTGVSSGGSPGFGGVKTGFSHDSDTFGLLEHMPHNVVHIAIGGEYNGDEALPGLMAIPDTAGLDPIFWLHHANIDRLWAQWNAASPQHKNPVDPAWLDGPQDRKFAVPNPDGTPYYYKPSDMLETTSSKLDYTYDQFVVAQAPVLAAAVATGGKAVTEPKAAQLVGANADVLALAGEKTASAVRLDDASSALFAAPKTLALGLRSGDAPRDRYFLNLENIRAQQDGFVIDVYLNLPDDADHAHRLDLRAGSVGLFGVRNASKTDSSHGGRGVTQVLDITRLLSGLIHSGNIAKSGLIVHLVPRKALGEGAKVTVERISLYRQPG from the coding sequence ATGGTTTACGTTCGTAAAAGTGTATGGGCAAATGGCGGCGATTTCAGCGATCCAATTCTCTATTGGTATGCCAAGGGTGTCGGCAAGCTGCGCCAAAAGGCATTGGCCGATAACACCAGCTGGAATTTTATGGCTGCGATCCACGGGATTGATATCGATGATTCCGATAGTCTCTGGACGAAATATGGATATTACACGGCTGGTGAGACCCTGCCGTCCCAAGCAGATCAGGATCTCTATTGGAACCAATGCCAGCACGGCAGCTGGTATTTTCTGCCCTGGCATCGCGGCTATATCTGGTCGATTGAAGCGCTTGTGCGGGCGCAGATTGTCGCGCTGGGAGGTCCGGCGGACTGGGCCATGCCCTATTGGAACTATAGCGATACGACCAATCCCAAAGCACGGATGATGCCACCTGCCTTCGCGCAGGAAGAGTTTGAAGGTGGTCCTAATCCGCTCTACATCAAGCAGCGCTACGGATCTGGAACGCCACCGATCATCGTGCCTGTCGAGGATGTGAGCTTGGAGGCACTGGAGTGGCCTATTTTCACAGGTGTGTCCTCAGGCGGTAGCCCCGGATTTGGTGGCGTCAAGACGGGATTTTCCCACGATAGCGACACATTCGGCCTGTTGGAACACATGCCACACAATGTGGTCCATATTGCTATCGGCGGCGAATATAATGGCGATGAAGCCCTGCCAGGCCTAATGGCCATACCGGACACGGCGGGACTAGATCCGATCTTCTGGCTGCATCATGCCAATATCGACCGGCTTTGGGCGCAATGGAATGCCGCGTCCCCACAGCATAAGAATCCTGTCGATCCGGCCTGGTTGGACGGCCCTCAGGACCGTAAATTCGCCGTGCCGAACCCGGATGGAACGCCATATTATTACAAGCCCTCTGATATGCTGGAAACCACAAGCTCGAAACTGGATTATACCTATGACCAGTTCGTTGTCGCTCAAGCCCCTGTTCTGGCAGCGGCTGTCGCAACCGGAGGAAAAGCAGTGACGGAACCCAAAGCTGCCCAACTGGTCGGGGCGAATGCGGATGTTCTTGCTCTAGCCGGTGAAAAAACGGCATCAGCGGTTCGTCTGGACGATGCCTCGTCGGCGCTTTTCGCTGCACCGAAGACGTTGGCTTTGGGGTTGCGCAGTGGCGATGCCCCGCGTGACAGGTATTTCCTCAATCTGGAAAACATTCGTGCACAACAGGATGGCTTCGTGATCGATGTCTATCTCAATCTGCCCGATGATGCCGATCATGCGCATCGTCTGGACCTTCGTGCTGGCTCTGTCGGCCTATTCGGTGTTCGCAATGCGTCGAAAACCGACAGCTCCCATGGCGGACGGGGTGTGACGCAGGTTCTTGACATCACAAGACTCCTGTCCGGCTTGATCCATAGCGGCAATATCGCCAAGAGCGGCTTGATCGTCCATCTCGTTCCCCGTAAGGCTCTGGGAGAGGGCGCGAAGGTGACTGTTGAACGCATCAGCCTTTACCGTCAGCCGGGCTAA
- a CDS encoding cysteine desulfurase family protein, with translation MAERIYMDWNATAPLLNEARDAMLAALAMPGNPSSVHAEGRTARALVEKARRQVADLVAAAPANVIFTSTATEAANFVLSPRYRMGRSPLAVGRAYVSAIEHPAVRQGGRFSPDCVTEIPVTRQGVIDLDALERALADHPADQGMPLVAVMLANNETGVIQPVEAVGKLVHAKGGLLLVDAVQAVGRIPVDIAALDADFLILSAHKLGGPKGAGAVVARGEALMPEPLVRGGGQEKGHRGGTENLGAIAGFGAAADHATKDLINRNLQIAALRDALETGMRSIAPDLVIHGAGQTRIGNTSFFTLPGLKAETGQIAFDLEGVALSAGAACSSGKVGQSHVLTAMGLDAGIGGLRLSIGPATTAEDIERVVSVFARIAGRRQLAGHAA, from the coding sequence ATGGCCGAACGCATTTACATGGACTGGAATGCCACCGCGCCGCTTCTGAATGAAGCGCGTGATGCCATGCTGGCTGCTTTGGCCATGCCAGGCAATCCATCCTCTGTTCATGCTGAAGGCCGGACTGCCCGCGCTCTGGTTGAAAAGGCGCGCCGCCAGGTGGCGGATCTCGTCGCTGCCGCGCCTGCCAATGTCATCTTCACCTCGACCGCAACGGAAGCGGCAAATTTTGTTCTGTCGCCACGCTATAGAATGGGCCGTTCACCGCTGGCTGTCGGACGAGCCTATGTCTCGGCCATCGAACATCCTGCCGTGCGGCAAGGCGGACGGTTTTCTCCTGACTGTGTGACAGAAATCCCGGTGACCCGGCAGGGCGTGATCGATCTCGATGCCCTGGAACGGGCGCTGGCCGACCACCCTGCCGATCAGGGCATGCCGCTGGTGGCTGTCATGCTGGCTAACAATGAAACCGGCGTTATCCAGCCGGTCGAAGCGGTGGGGAAACTGGTTCACGCCAAGGGCGGATTGCTGCTGGTGGATGCGGTTCAGGCGGTTGGGCGTATCCCGGTGGATATTGCGGCCCTGGATGCGGATTTCCTGATTCTATCGGCTCACAAACTTGGCGGCCCCAAAGGGGCTGGCGCCGTGGTTGCTCGCGGCGAGGCGCTGATGCCGGAGCCGCTGGTGCGCGGCGGCGGCCAGGAAAAGGGCCATCGCGGCGGCACGGAGAACCTTGGCGCAATTGCGGGCTTCGGCGCTGCTGCGGACCATGCTACAAAAGACTTGATAAATCGCAATTTGCAGATTGCGGCCTTGCGAGATGCTTTGGAAACAGGCATGCGCAGCATCGCGCCCGATCTGGTGATCCACGGCGCAGGTCAGACACGTATCGGCAATACGAGTTTTTTCACGCTGCCAGGACTTAAGGCGGAAACTGGGCAGATCGCCTTTGATCTGGAAGGCGTGGCGCTGTCGGCGGGAGCGGCCTGTTCGTCCGGCAAGGTTGGACAGAGCCATGTTTTGACGGCGATGGGATTGGATGCTGGCATTGGCGGCTTGCGGCTGTCGATCGGTCCCGCCACCACGGCGGAGGATATCGAGAGGGTCGTCTCGGTTTTCGCCAGGATTGCGGGGCGGCGCCAGCTTGCCGGTCATGCGGCGTGA
- a CDS encoding flavin reductase family protein: protein MSRYAGHVQIVTTEFQGVARGTTITAACSVSDQPPMVLACINNQNESNQPFFESDCFALNTLAAHHQDLAGAFAGFGKLSSEERFALGTWERMITGAPLLTGAIAAYDCRVVDRKITATHTVLFGEVVGLKLGEKAATLLYLQRAFHAVE, encoded by the coding sequence ATGAGCCGCTACGCAGGCCATGTGCAGATCGTCACCACGGAATTTCAAGGTGTCGCCAGGGGCACGACCATCACCGCCGCCTGCTCGGTTTCCGATCAGCCGCCGATGGTGCTGGCCTGCATCAACAATCAGAACGAAAGCAACCAGCCTTTTTTTGAAAGCGACTGCTTTGCCCTCAACACACTTGCCGCTCATCATCAGGACCTGGCTGGAGCTTTCGCTGGCTTCGGCAAGCTGTCGAGCGAAGAGCGCTTCGCGCTTGGCACCTGGGAGCGGATGATTACCGGCGCGCCACTGCTGACCGGCGCCATCGCCGCCTATGATTGCCGGGTCGTAGACCGGAAAATCACCGCCACACACACTGTCCTGTTCGGCGAAGTGGTGGGGCTGAAGCTTGGTGAAAAGGCTGCAACACTTCTTTACCTGCAAAGAGCTTTCCATGCCGTCGAATAA
- a CDS encoding DEAD/DEAH box helicase: MTTFADLGLSQKVLSAVTDAGYTVPTPIQAGAIPPALMRRDICGIAQTGTGKTASFVLPMLTLLEKGRARARMPRTLIMEPTRELAAQVAENFEKYGKNHKLNIALLIGGVSFDEQDRKLERGADVLICTPGRLLDHCERGKLLMTGVEILVIDEADRMLDMGFIPDIERIAKLIPFTRQTLFFSATMPPEIQKLADKFLQNPERIEVAPPSSTAKTVTQRLVACQNKDYEKRSTLRDIIRAQDDLKNAIIFCNRKKDVADLFRSLERHGFSVGALHGDMDQRSRTNMLAGFKDNQITLLVASDVAARGLDIPDVSHVFNFDVPIHAEDYVHRIGRTGRAGRSGRAFTLVTKSDAKYLDAIEKLIGEKPEWLDGDVASLPPMAEGDRDERRGRGGKNARDKSGSDRSGSDRGRGRERSRDGARDGDREHRSSHKPDTTEEQISTEAAVEVVATKVDSVKQERKTDRRPSQGNRDYRNNQAPNPANDDQRERRRQHYRDHDDGPTPVGFGDDIPAFMLIVASAKA, encoded by the coding sequence TTGACCACATTCGCTGACCTTGGCCTGAGCCAAAAAGTTCTTTCCGCTGTAACTGATGCCGGCTACACCGTGCCGACACCAATCCAGGCTGGCGCCATTCCGCCGGCCCTGATGCGCCGCGACATTTGCGGCATTGCCCAGACGGGCACAGGCAAGACGGCGTCCTTCGTACTGCCGATGCTGACATTGCTCGAAAAAGGCCGCGCACGCGCGCGCATGCCACGCACGCTGATTATGGAGCCGACGCGCGAACTTGCAGCCCAGGTGGCCGAGAATTTCGAAAAATACGGCAAGAATCACAAGCTCAACATTGCCCTGCTGATCGGCGGCGTTTCGTTCGATGAACAGGATCGCAAGCTGGAACGTGGCGCTGATGTGCTGATCTGCACGCCTGGCCGCCTGCTGGACCATTGCGAGCGCGGCAAGCTGCTGATGACCGGCGTCGAAATCCTCGTTATCGACGAAGCCGACCGCATGCTGGACATGGGCTTCATTCCCGATATCGAGCGCATCGCCAAGCTCATTCCCTTTACCCGTCAGACGCTGTTCTTCTCGGCTACCATGCCGCCGGAAATCCAGAAGCTGGCCGACAAGTTCCTGCAAAATCCGGAACGGATCGAGGTGGCTCCGCCATCTTCGACTGCCAAGACGGTGACGCAGCGGCTGGTGGCCTGCCAGAACAAGGATTATGAAAAGCGCTCCACCCTGCGCGACATTATCCGCGCCCAGGACGATCTGAAGAACGCCATCATCTTCTGTAACAGGAAGAAGGATGTGGCCGATCTGTTCCGCTCGCTGGAGCGTCATGGTTTCTCGGTCGGCGCCCTGCATGGCGACATGGACCAGCGTTCGCGCACAAATATGCTGGCCGGTTTCAAGGACAATCAGATCACGCTTCTGGTCGCTTCCGACGTTGCGGCCCGTGGCCTCGATATTCCCGATGTCAGCCACGTGTTCAATTTCGACGTGCCGATCCATGCGGAAGACTATGTCCACCGCATCGGTCGTACCGGTCGTGCCGGTCGCTCCGGTCGTGCATTCACGCTGGTGACCAAGTCCGACGCGAAATATCTCGACGCGATTGAGAAGCTAATCGGTGAGAAGCCCGAATGGCTGGACGGCGATGTGGCCTCGCTACCGCCGATGGCTGAAGGTGATCGTGATGAGCGCCGTGGCCGTGGCGGCAAGAATGCTCGTGACAAGAGCGGTAGTGACAGAAGCGGTAGTGACCGGGGCCGTGGCCGGGAGCGCTCCAGAGACGGTGCGCGTGACGGTGACCGTGAACATCGCAGCAGTCACAAGCCTGACACGACAGAAGAGCAGATTAGCACCGAAGCGGCTGTAGAAGTCGTCGCAACCAAGGTGGATAGCGTGAAGCAAGAGCGCAAGACAGACAGACGGCCAAGCCAGGGCAACCGCGATTATCGCAATAATCAGGCGCCCAACCCGGCCAATGACGACCAGCGCGAACGCCGCCGCCAGCATTACCGCGACCATGATGACGGCCCGACTCCTGTTGGCTTCGGCGATGATATTCCTGCTTTCATGCTGATCGTTGCCAGCGCCAAAGCCTGA